AAGAGCTGAGACCTCGTATAACGCCGATTCCAACCGCTCCTGACTGAGCCATTGCCCCTGTGAATCGACTGAAAACCCGATTCCGCGACGACCCTCCCAGAACGGCCTGGTTGCTGCTTCGGCACTGGAAAAATTGTCTGTTGTGGCCTCTTCAGCCGCTGCATGGGTTGTTGCTCTATCAGGATTCCCTCCACCTGAATTGATCTGATCAGCATTCGTTGCAGCAGCAGAAGCGAAGACATTCGTTGGATCTTCACCAATCACAGTGAACTCAGTGCTTGCCAAAGGCAGAGCCCCTTTCGAGGTCGTCTCCAACACCTCAATTCGATAAGCACCACTCGTTGGTGGCGTCATCAGCAGTCGCCAGTGCCCATCATCAGCAACTACTACACCTTGGTGAGTCATCTCCTCGCCAAACGTGCCCTCCGGTTGCCAGTACCTTCCGGAGTCAAGGTGGAGAATGCTCACCTCAACCACAGCCCCAATCCCGCGGCCGGGTAGTTCGCCGTAGATCCCTGTTTCGATGCCGGTCTGCATGACGGTGTCATCATCTGGCCATATCAGAATGTTTTCAATCATGAAGGGATGTGGATGAATGCCACGAATGATCCTTTTCAAGATGCGCCCAGCTAATCCATCAGTTGTGACTCAATTTCCAAGACGTATAACTAAATCTGACTGGTCATTAATAAGAAAATTAAGATGTTCGGCTACAACCGTATGGTCGATGGATTTAGAATGTTACTCGTATTGCCTGCTGTCTTGTGGCTGTGGCTCAATCTCCGAGGTTTGTTGATATTTGACGCTAATGATTGACTTTCTATATCAGAGTCATGCAGGGTGGATCATCAAAATTCATTCAAGCTTCAGCATTCATCAGTCGACACGCATTTGATTGTGCTCATGATGGGACTTGATCGCTATGCGAATCAGCGGTTGACGTTGCTGTATAAAAAAAACAGCTTCTGATCAAGCAAAGCCCATGGGTTGTTCTGCTGCTGAGCGCCTGTGGAGTGGTCCCTGTGTTGTCTGTGATTTTTCTGCAACTGGGCTTGAGTTTGGGCAAGTGATGGGTTGTCTGTCATGAAGGGCCAGGGCCCACTCCCTCTGCCTGCCCAGGCAGCTTCCGCTGGAAGCCGTCAAGAGGCAGGTCGTGTTTCCTGCTGGACAGACGGCTTGGCTCGCTTTTGTGCCTCGTTGATTGCCTACATGGTTTGCCCCTCGCAGTCATGGCTTTTTCGCGCGACTTTGTGACTGCAGTCACGCCAGTAGAGCCACTGACGTTCAATGTCTGTAAGGGCACCATGTCTGTTGGCGTCGTCAAAGCGATACGCGGGCGAGTCCAAGGCGGCTAGTGCCAGAGGGCAATTCAAGGCAGTTTTCATATTTCATCTAACGCAAGTATCCATACTCCAGATCGTTGAGCTGGCTTTGTCCATCCGTATAAATGCCAGATTCTGTTGGTAAGAGAGTCCTGTTGACGACGTGAAACGCGAGGTTGCCGACTTGCCTGCAGCACGACCACAGGCAGGTATTTACTCATGAGGGAATATTCCTAGGTAGTTTATTCCTCGATACAAATAAATTGACTTCCTGATGTGGCTCTCTTATAGATCACACACTTGGGAGACAGTCATGTATGAATTGAACAATGAATCCATTCAAAGCTCAATGACTGAGCGCTGGGATGCGCTTGAAGATTATTTTGTCTGCATCACGGAATGTGATTTGAATGATGAAACCTGCATCACCAGTTGCCTTGTGACTCATTTGAAAATTGATGATGGCTCAGAGACGGCTGTAGCCGCATAGAGCTTTAATCCTCCAAGGCAAGTGGCGTATGCCTTATTCAGCCCAAGAGCGGAGTTTGAGTCAACGTGGCGACGGTTTGACTGGAGAATCGTCGCACTCTGCTTCTCATCGATTTAGCTTGTTTCAATTATTCAGTGGCCTTGAGCCAGATCAGATCATTCCGAAGCAGCATTCACCTAAAGGCAGCGATTTGCTATTGCTTCTCGACCTTCACTTTCATGATTGCACCTGGTGCTGGCACGTATGCACGAAGGACTCCATAAAAGTCTTTGCCAGTGGGAATTCCGTTTTTTCCACTTCCATCCGGACTGAGTGTGATGGTTGTTGTTCCGTCTTGGTTTGGCTCTGAGGAGAATGTGGTCCGGTCGTAGATCTTTCGATCGTTCGGGATCAGCAGTTTGTTATCGGTTCCGTAGAGGGTCACTGAGAAGTAGCCACCCGGGTTGTAGAGCCCTGCAGGCACAGTCACGACATACGTGGCATCACCGCGCAAAGGTGTACCGGTGTCGTCGACCAAGATGGTCCCGTAACGGACCGTGTCTGAAGGCGTTCCTAGCTGGCCCAACTTCACTCCGGCTGAGAGGTCGAGGAAGCTGACGTCTCCGCTGACACGATCGAAGGCGTCATCGGGGTTGATATAGGTGATCACCGTGTCGATGACGGCCTGGGCGTTCTTTTCCGTCTCTGGGCTGAATTGCTTGACTTCACGCTGCATGTCTCCCTTGCCGCCCTGCATCTGGAATTGGCTACGGGAGGCGACGACTGCGTCCAGGTTGTCGACAACAACCATCCTGGTCAGCACAAGACCTTGATCCGTTTCAAGCTCAACCACCTCAAAGTCGCCCTCGGGTATCGTTTGACTGGGTCGTTTGAGCAGGATCGGCTTGGTTGGGTTGGTGATCACAGCCGGCACATTGTGCTTCATATCGAAGACCGACACCGACAGGAATTTGTCGTAAGTCGGCGTTGTCAGGATCGCCGGGCCGTCTGAAATCGAGAACCAGTTGTAGCCGTAGTCGACAGTGGCTTGTGGCGTGACCACGGTGGTGTCGCTGGGATCCACCAAACCTGTGAACTGGAAGGAGCCCTTCCCGTTCTTCTCCAGCCAAGTGTTCATCATCTTGACCTGTTCCTGATTTGGAAACTCCCTCAAATAGGACTCGACAGTTTCCTGTGCTGCTGCGACTGGACTCAGAGTCAGCAGAGGCAGAAGACAGAGGAAACGACGAAGGCGGTGAGACATCTCTGAAATTCTGAAGGGGGAACGCGGTCTTGATCCCTGTAAGGGAGATTTTTGCAGCAATCCGACTGATGTCACTGACTTTGTTATCGATGCCTCAATTCTCTTCTGGCTTTGATCACCTGTCGCTAAAGGTGTTGTTGGTGGCCTCGTCATGCCATTGAGAGCATCTCTGCAGAAGACCAAACCTTGAGCGCAGTTTCGCTGCATGGTTCGCCTCTAGGCAGAATCGTGGCTACGAAACCTGAATTGCGTGGTTGCGAGCAGCATCCAATCTGAGGACCAGAGCTGGCCCTGGTGGCCGCTGCTGCCAATCTTGAGTGCCTCATTGCAGTGGATTTGAGGGGTTGATCCCTGAGTTATCCCTGGATTTTTGTGCAACTGGTCAGAGTTATGTGCAACTGAGAGTGATCGCATGACAGACCGACTTTCGACAGAGATAACCGTCGATGGCATCAAGGCAAACGTTCGAGAAGAAATGCAAAAAGCACTTCGAGAACGAGCGAAATGATCAAGCAACTCTG
Above is a window of Synechococcus sp. BIOS-E4-1 DNA encoding:
- a CDS encoding DUF1214 domain-containing protein, which gives rise to MSHRLRRFLCLLPLLTLSPVAAAQETVESYLREFPNQEQVKMMNTWLEKNGKGSFQFTGLVDPSDTTVVTPQATVDYGYNWFSISDGPAILTTPTYDKFLSVSVFDMKHNVPAVITNPTKPILLKRPSQTIPEGDFEVVELETDQGLVLTRMVVVDNLDAVVASRSQFQMQGGKGDMQREVKQFSPETEKNAQAVIDTVITYINPDDAFDRVSGDVSFLDLSAGVKLGQLGTPSDTVRYGTILVDDTGTPLRGDATYVVTVPAGLYNPGGYFSVTLYGTDNKLLIPNDRKIYDRTTFSSEPNQDGTTTITLSPDGSGKNGIPTGKDFYGVLRAYVPAPGAIMKVKVEKQ